One stretch of Heptranchias perlo isolate sHepPer1 chromosome 41, sHepPer1.hap1, whole genome shotgun sequence DNA includes these proteins:
- the LOC137305928 gene encoding creatine kinase M-type, with amino-acid sequence MPFGNTHNKWKLNYSAEEEFPDLSQHNNHMAKVLTLAIYKQLRDKETPSGFTLDDAIQTGVDNPGHPFIMTVGCVAGDEESYEVFKGLFDPVIQDRHGGYKPTDKHKTDLNHENLKGGDDLDPNYVLSSRVRTGRSVKGIALPPHCSRGERRLIEKLCITALNSLTGELKGKYYPLSSMSDAEQQQLIDDHFLFDKPISPLLLASGMARDWPDGRGIWHNDEKSFLVWVNEEDHLRVISMQKGGNMKEVFRRFCVGLKTIEDIFIKAGRGFMWNEHLGYVLTCPSNLGTGLRGGVHVKIPHLCKHEKFEEVLKRTRLQKRGTGGVDTAAVGSVYDISNADRLGFSEVEQVQMVVDGVKLMIEMEKHLEKGKSIDDLMPAQK; translated from the exons ATGCCTTTCGGTAACACTCACAACAAATGGAAGCTGAACTATTCAGCTGAGGAGGAATTCCCTGACCTCTCCCAGCATAACAACCATATGGCCAAGGTTTTGACCCTGGCTATCTACAAGCAACTCCGAGACAAGGAAACTCCTAGTGGCTTCACCCTGGACGATGCCATCCAGACTGGCGTAGACAAcccag GTCATCCCTTCATCATGACTGTGGGCTGCGTTGCTGGTGACGAGGAGTCCTATGAGGTGTTCAAGGGCCTGTTTGACCCCGTCATTCAGGACCGTCACGGTGGCTACAAACCAACTGACAAGCACAAGACTGACCTGAACCATGAGAATCTGAAG GGTGGAGATGACCTTGATCCCAACTATGTGTTGAGCAGCCGTGTCAGAACTGGCCGCAGTGTTAAGGGCATTGCCCTGCCTCCCCACTGCAGCCGTGGAGAGCGGCGTCTAATCGAGAAGCTCTGCATAACTG CCCTCAACAGCCTGACTGGTGAATTAAAGGGTAAATATTACCCCCTGTCAAGCATGTCTGATGCTGAACAGCAGCAGCTGATTGACGACCACTTCTTGTTTGACAAGCCCATCTCTCCCCTGCTCCTCGCCTCTGGTATGGCTCGTGACTGGCCTGACGGCAGAGGAATTTG GCACAACGATGAGAAGTCCTTCCTGGTCTGGGTCAACGAGGAGGACCATCTCCGTGTCATCTCTATGCAGAAGGGGGGCAACATGAAGGAGGTCTTCAGACGCTTCTGCGTTGGCCTGAAGACG ATTGAAGATATTTTCATAAAGGCTGGCCGTGGTTTCATGTGGAACGAGCATCTTGGTTATGTCCTGACCTGCCCATCCAACCTGGGGACAGGCCTCCGAGGTGGTGTCCATGTTAAGATCCCTCACCTGTGCAAGCACGAGAAATTTGAAGAGGTCCTCAAGAGAACAAGACTGCAGAAGCGTGGCACAG GCGGTGTCGACACTGCAGCCGTTGGCAGCGTCTACGACATCTCCAACGCCGATCGTCTGGGTTTCTCAGAGGTTGAACAAGTCCAGATGGTGGTTGATGGCGTGAAGCTGATGATTGAGATGGAGAAGCatttggagaaaggaaagagtatcgATGACCTAATGCCAGCGCAGAAGTAA